From Methanothrix sp., the proteins below share one genomic window:
- a CDS encoding phage integrase N-terminal SAM-like domain-containing protein encodes MPKKRLDVNWKREVHTEDFKPALRRYTRYLEENGLRESTISSYVFRVGKFLEFAQTDEPDADDFAAFQETLYDKRLSRSSINNYCLPSSGIIRCVGNP; translated from the coding sequence ATGCCAAAGAAGCGGCTGGATGTGAACTGGAAGAGAGAAGTACATACCGAGGACTTCAAACCAGCATTGAGGAGGTATACCCGATATCTCGAGGAGAACGGTCTCAGGGAGTCAACAATATCCTCGTATGTCTTCCGGGTCGGGAAGTTCCTGGAGTTTGCACAAACTGATGAGCCAGATGCCGACGATTTTGCAGCGTTCCAGGAAACACTCTATGATAAGAGGCTGTCGCGAAGCTCAATCAACAACTACTGTTTGCCATCCAGCGGTATTATAAGATGCGTGGGAAATCCATAA